In Massilia antarctica, the following are encoded in one genomic region:
- a CDS encoding HlyD family type I secretion periplasmic adaptor subunit, producing MSPNQTSAAAAPPLAGPSGATVIPLRPPKRWHDPLSRIERQGPSTAGRIVLRAVSVLVLVMIVWAAFGKLDVIASADGKLAPQTLVKIVQPSEAGVVKELLVHEGDTVKAGQVLARLDATIASADKTGVSSDLGIQRMQVRRIEAELSGKPMLARAADDALLFAQVERQYQARRGAFNDSLEQEKALLQKMEFEKKSAGETLAKLEQTLPTYQAAAKSLAELSQEGYVPLRQSADKEREAVEKARDLDAQRSTVAALNSAMAAQRQKLSQLHSTYKSDLERELAEIRAKLGQLQPSLDKSSYREGQMVLRAPQDGVIKDLATTTTGAVVQPGAVVLTLVPKDELLFADVNIKNEDVGFVAVGQRAKVKLAAYPFQRHGMLSGTVIHISADASEPPRPEAGREGSNGQASGSASYKARIRLDQQALKDPQGKRLHITPGMQVVVEINQGQRTVLEYLLSPVQKAVSEAARER from the coding sequence ATGAGCCCGAATCAAACATCCGCCGCCGCGGCACCACCCCTGGCCGGCCCTTCCGGGGCCACGGTCATTCCGCTGCGCCCACCCAAGCGCTGGCACGATCCCCTGAGCCGCATCGAGCGGCAGGGCCCGAGCACGGCAGGCCGCATAGTGCTGCGTGCGGTGTCGGTACTGGTGCTGGTCATGATCGTGTGGGCTGCCTTCGGCAAGCTTGACGTCATCGCCAGCGCCGACGGCAAGCTGGCGCCGCAGACCCTGGTGAAGATCGTGCAGCCATCCGAGGCGGGTGTGGTCAAGGAACTGCTGGTGCATGAAGGCGACACGGTCAAGGCCGGACAGGTTCTGGCGCGCCTGGATGCGACCATCGCCAGTGCCGACAAGACCGGGGTCAGCAGTGACCTTGGTATCCAGCGGATGCAGGTGCGCCGCATCGAGGCTGAACTGTCCGGCAAACCGATGCTGGCGCGGGCCGCGGATGACGCGCTGCTGTTCGCGCAGGTGGAGCGCCAGTACCAGGCGCGTCGTGGCGCATTCAACGATAGCCTGGAGCAGGAGAAGGCGCTGCTGCAGAAAATGGAGTTTGAAAAGAAGAGTGCTGGCGAAACGCTGGCCAAGCTGGAGCAGACCTTGCCCACGTACCAGGCGGCCGCAAAGAGCTTGGCCGAGCTGTCGCAGGAGGGCTATGTGCCGCTGCGCCAGAGTGCCGACAAGGAGCGCGAGGCCGTTGAAAAGGCCAGGGACCTCGATGCACAACGTTCGACCGTGGCTGCGTTGAATTCGGCGATGGCGGCGCAACGTCAGAAACTCAGCCAACTGCACAGCACGTACAAAAGCGATCTGGAGCGCGAACTGGCGGAGATTCGCGCCAAGCTGGGCCAGTTGCAGCCGAGCCTGGACAAGAGCAGCTATCGCGAAGGACAGATGGTGTTGCGGGCGCCGCAGGATGGCGTGATCAAGGATCTGGCGACGACCACCACCGGCGCGGTGGTGCAGCCGGGCGCGGTTGTGCTGACTTTGGTGCCGAAAGATGAGCTGTTGTTTGCGGATGTGAATATCAAGAACGAGGACGTGGGTTTTGTCGCGGTGGGGCAGAGGGCCAAGGTGAAGCTAGCGGCTTATCCGTTTCAGCGGCATGGCATGTTGAGCGGGACGGTGATTCACATCAGCGCCGATGCCAGCGAACCGCCACGGCCGGAAGCAGGGAGAGAGGGGAGTAATGGACAGGCGAGCGGCAGCGCAAGTTACAAGGCGCGGATCCGCCTGGATCAGCAAGCGCTGAAAGACCCGCAAGGCAAGCGTCTTCATATCACGCCTGGGATGCAGGTGGTGGTCGAGATCAATCAGGGGCAACGGACAGTGTTGGAGTACCTGCTGTCGCCGGTGCAGAAAGCGGTTTCTGAAGCGGCGCGCGAGCGATGA
- a CDS encoding peptidase domain-containing ABC transporter has translation MSFGFKASVASVKPAKLHGESFPLLAFLRDGDETDGAGPEASCVAALILQADRGNVLIVEPHDSAPRTVPLAEFAERFLGKVMRVTPDNVDAGDPDSEELARQSRRFGFSWFVPELLKHKKLWQEVLLASLVIQLIALATPLFTQAIIDKVVVHHSQSTLIVIAIGMAVFMLFSAALSWMRQYLVLHTGNRVDAALGASVFGRLFKLPPMYFQHRPTGVIAARLHGVETIREFISSAAVTLVLDLPFLLIFVAIMFYYSVTLTLVVLAILAVIVVLSMVVAPIFQARLQEQFLLGARNQAFLTEYIGGLETVKSLQMEPQLDARYSNYLGSYLDASLATKQLANGYNSLSNLLEQLMSLLILGVGAYTVMNSSDFTIGMLVAFQMFSGRLSQPMLRLVGLWQQFQQASLSVDRLGDLMNAPVEPYSLVPARANARAGKIEIDTVAFKYAEHLPLVYQNLSLTVQPGQTIGIMGASGCGKSTLAKLLQGFYQPSAGRILVDGVDIRYLSANELRSHFGVVPQETVLFSGTIFENLQMASPDASFEQVTAACQMAEIHNAIEALPKGYQTEIGERGAGLSGGQKQRIAIARALLKRPSILVFDEATSALDQSTAEQFAHTINALRGKVTMLFITHGLPKGLQLDAVYRLGPNGAQRITLAPVPASLGNPERPQAESPATAA, from the coding sequence GTGTCATTCGGGTTCAAGGCTAGTGTGGCCTCCGTCAAGCCGGCAAAGCTGCACGGGGAGTCGTTCCCGCTGCTTGCATTTTTGCGCGATGGCGATGAAACGGATGGCGCGGGGCCTGAGGCCAGCTGCGTTGCCGCCCTCATCCTGCAGGCGGACCGTGGCAATGTCCTGATTGTTGAACCCCACGATAGCGCACCCCGTACCGTTCCCCTGGCCGAGTTTGCCGAGCGTTTTCTGGGGAAAGTCATGCGCGTGACACCTGACAACGTGGATGCCGGCGACCCCGACAGCGAAGAACTGGCGCGCCAGTCGCGCCGTTTCGGCTTCAGCTGGTTTGTCCCGGAGTTACTGAAACACAAAAAACTGTGGCAGGAAGTGTTGCTTGCCTCATTAGTGATCCAGCTGATCGCGCTGGCCACGCCGCTGTTTACGCAAGCGATCATCGACAAGGTCGTGGTGCACCACAGCCAGAGCACCTTGATTGTCATTGCCATCGGCATGGCCGTGTTCATGCTGTTTTCGGCGGCGCTGTCGTGGATGCGCCAGTATTTGGTGCTGCATACCGGTAACCGGGTCGATGCCGCCCTGGGCGCCTCCGTATTCGGGCGCCTGTTCAAGCTGCCGCCGATGTATTTCCAGCACCGGCCCACCGGTGTCATTGCCGCGCGCCTGCATGGCGTTGAAACGATCCGCGAATTTATTTCCAGCGCGGCCGTGACCCTGGTGCTGGACTTGCCCTTCCTGCTGATCTTTGTGGCGATCATGTTTTACTACAGCGTGACCCTGACCCTGGTGGTGCTGGCGATCCTGGCGGTCATCGTTGTGCTGAGTATGGTCGTTGCCCCGATCTTCCAGGCGCGCCTGCAAGAACAGTTCCTGCTGGGGGCGCGCAACCAGGCCTTCCTGACCGAGTACATCGGCGGCCTGGAAACGGTCAAGTCCTTGCAGATGGAACCGCAGCTCGACGCACGCTACAGCAATTACCTGGGCAGCTATCTCGACGCCAGCCTGGCGACCAAACAACTGGCGAATGGCTACAACTCCTTGTCGAACCTGCTTGAACAACTGATGAGCCTTCTCATCCTGGGTGTGGGCGCGTACACGGTGATGAACAGCAGCGACTTTACGATTGGCATGCTGGTCGCGTTCCAGATGTTTTCCGGCCGCCTGTCGCAACCGATGCTGCGCCTGGTCGGACTGTGGCAGCAGTTCCAGCAGGCCAGCCTGTCGGTCGACCGCCTGGGCGACCTGATGAATGCGCCGGTGGAACCGTATTCCCTGGTTCCCGCACGCGCCAATGCGCGCGCCGGCAAGATCGAGATCGATACGGTCGCCTTCAAGTACGCCGAGCACTTGCCGCTGGTGTATCAAAACCTGTCGCTGACGGTGCAACCAGGGCAGACCATCGGCATCATGGGCGCCTCCGGCTGCGGCAAGAGCACCCTGGCCAAGCTGCTGCAAGGTTTTTATCAGCCCAGCGCCGGGCGCATCCTGGTCGACGGCGTGGATATCCGCTATCTGTCGGCCAATGAGCTGCGCAGCCATTTCGGGGTCGTGCCGCAGGAAACGGTGCTGTTTTCAGGAACCATCTTCGAGAACCTGCAGATGGCCAGTCCGGATGCCAGTTTCGAGCAGGTCACGGCGGCTTGCCAGATGGCGGAAATCCATAACGCGATCGAAGCGTTGCCCAAGGGTTACCAGACCGAGATTGGCGAGCGCGGGGCCGGCCTGTCCGGCGGGCAGAAGCAGCGCATCGCGATTGCGCGTGCCTTGCTCAAGCGCCCGAGCATTCTGGTTTTCGACGAAGCGACCAGTGCGCTCGACCAGTCCACCGCAGAACAATTCGCCCACACCATCAACGCCCTGCGCGGCAAGGTGACGATGCTGTTCATTACGCACGGCTTGCCCAAAGGGTTGCAGCTCGACGCAGTCTACCGCCTCGGTCCGAACGGAGCGCAGCGCATCACCCTGGCGCCGGTTCCCGCTTCGCTCGGCAACCCTGAGCGCCCGCAAGCCGAATCGCCCGCTACCGCCGCATAA
- the mutS gene encoding DNA mismatch repair protein MutS — MTTTPSEINAAAIKNGPTEKHTPMMQQYLRIKADYPTMLVFYRMGDFYELFHDDAEKAARILGITLTARGASNGNPIKMCGIPFHSLDPYLAKLVKLGESCAICEQIGDPATSKGPVERKVMRVVTPGTLTDADLLPEKAERPLLAVCMISQRKVVTTGLAWLSLASGGLKLMEFSGDSRTVGLRLRQELERIAPAEILRGDGAELFDDDGTAHTQRVPDWHFDVVGGHKALLDQLGVATLTGFGADGLGAAFGAAGALLRYAQSTQGRGLQHVRSLSTETENEFIGLDAATRRNLELTETIRGQESPTLFSLLDHCRTAMGSRLLRHWLHHARRDQNVARARHAAIAALAQSDAAGALSATLAEVPDIERITTRIALLSARPRDLASLRDGLRQLPALRRSVQHAFTEGEESLLATIHAALATPAISLDLLERAVAPEPAAMVRDGGVFARGFDAELDELRGLSENAGQFLVDLETRERARTGIANLRVEYNKVHGFYIEVTHGQTDKVPDDYRRRQTLKNAERYITPELKVFEDKALSAQDKALVREKILYDQLLADLAPHIGTLQTISQGLAQLDTLTALTTHALQHNWCAPQLVGEPCLVICEGRHPVVEKQIERFIANDCKFNDERRLLLITGPNMGGKSTFMRQVALITLLAYIGSYVPATSATIGPIDRIFTRIGATDDLAGGRSTFMVEMTESAAILNGATAQSLVLMDEVGRGTSTFDGLALAWAIARHLIDASRSFTLFATHYFELTQLPESHPSAANVHLSAVEHKDSIVFLHAVQPGPASQSYGLQVAQLAGVPQAVIKAARKHLARLESQALDSTPQLDLFALPCVEPDDDATTPPGPHDASNDALHEALRDALAAIDPDALTPREALEQLYQLKRLAAP, encoded by the coding sequence ATGACCACCACCCCTTCAGAGATCAACGCCGCCGCCATCAAGAACGGCCCGACGGAAAAACACACGCCAATGATGCAGCAATATTTACGCATCAAGGCCGACTACCCGACCATGCTGGTCTTTTACCGCATGGGCGACTTCTATGAGTTGTTCCACGACGACGCCGAAAAAGCCGCGCGCATTCTCGGCATCACCCTGACCGCGCGCGGCGCCTCGAACGGCAACCCGATCAAGATGTGCGGCATCCCCTTCCACTCGCTCGACCCTTACCTGGCCAAGCTGGTCAAGCTGGGCGAGTCGTGCGCCATCTGCGAACAGATCGGCGACCCGGCCACCAGCAAGGGCCCAGTCGAACGCAAGGTCATGCGGGTGGTCACCCCCGGCACCCTGACCGATGCCGACCTGCTGCCCGAAAAGGCCGAACGTCCCCTACTGGCCGTGTGCATGATCAGCCAGCGCAAGGTCGTCACCACGGGACTGGCGTGGCTGTCCCTGGCCAGCGGCGGCCTGAAACTGATGGAATTCTCGGGCGACAGCCGCACCGTCGGCCTGCGCCTGCGCCAGGAACTCGAACGCATCGCCCCTGCCGAAATTTTGCGCGGCGATGGCGCCGAGCTGTTCGACGACGATGGCACGGCCCACACCCAGCGCGTGCCAGACTGGCACTTCGATGTCGTCGGCGGCCACAAGGCCCTGCTCGACCAGTTGGGCGTGGCCACCCTCACCGGTTTTGGCGCCGATGGCCTGGGCGCCGCGTTCGGCGCGGCCGGCGCGCTGCTGCGTTATGCCCAGTCGACCCAGGGCCGCGGCTTGCAGCATGTGCGCAGCCTGTCGACCGAAACCGAGAACGAATTCATCGGCCTCGATGCCGCCACCCGGCGCAACCTGGAACTGACCGAAACCATCCGCGGCCAGGAGTCGCCCACCCTGTTCTCCCTGCTCGACCACTGCCGCACGGCGATGGGTTCGCGCCTGCTGCGCCACTGGCTGCACCATGCGCGGCGCGACCAGAACGTGGCGCGCGCGCGCCATGCGGCCATTGCCGCGCTGGCCCAGAGCGATGCCGCCGGCGCCTTGTCGGCCACCCTGGCCGAGGTGCCGGACATCGAACGCATCACCACCCGCATCGCGCTGCTCTCCGCGCGCCCGCGCGACCTGGCCAGCCTGCGCGACGGCCTGCGCCAGTTGCCGGCCCTGCGCCGCTCGGTGCAGCATGCGTTCACGGAAGGCGAAGAAAGCCTGCTGGCCACCATCCACGCTGCGCTGGCCACCCCCGCCATCTCCCTCGACCTGTTAGAGCGCGCGGTCGCCCCGGAACCGGCGGCCATGGTGCGCGACGGCGGCGTGTTCGCGCGCGGCTTCGATGCGGAACTCGACGAACTGCGCGGCCTGTCCGAGAACGCCGGCCAGTTCCTGGTCGACCTGGAAACGCGCGAGCGCGCCCGCACCGGCATCGCCAACCTGCGGGTCGAGTACAACAAGGTGCACGGCTTCTACATCGAGGTCACGCACGGCCAGACCGACAAGGTGCCGGACGATTACCGCCGCCGCCAGACCCTGAAAAACGCCGAGCGCTACATCACGCCGGAACTGAAGGTATTCGAGGACAAGGCCCTGTCGGCGCAAGACAAGGCGCTGGTGCGCGAAAAAATCCTGTACGACCAGTTGCTGGCCGACCTGGCGCCGCACATCGGCACCCTGCAAACCATTTCGCAAGGGCTGGCGCAGCTCGACACCCTGACCGCCTTGACCACCCACGCGCTGCAGCACAACTGGTGCGCGCCGCAACTGGTGGGCGAGCCCTGCCTGGTGATCTGCGAAGGCCGCCATCCGGTGGTGGAAAAACAGATCGAGCGCTTCATCGCCAACGACTGCAAGTTCAACGACGAACGCCGCCTGCTCCTGATCACGGGTCCGAACATGGGCGGTAAATCGACCTTCATGCGCCAGGTGGCCTTGATCACCCTGCTGGCCTATATCGGCAGCTACGTGCCGGCCACCAGCGCGACGATCGGCCCGATCGACCGCATCTTCACCCGCATCGGCGCCACCGACGACCTGGCCGGCGGGCGTTCGACCTTCATGGTGGAGATGACCGAATCGGCGGCCATTCTCAACGGCGCCACCGCGCAGTCGCTGGTGCTGATGGATGAAGTGGGGCGCGGCACCTCGACCTTCGACGGCCTGGCGCTGGCCTGGGCCATCGCGCGCCACCTGATCGACGCGAGCCGCAGCTTCACCCTGTTCGCCACCCACTATTTCGAACTGACCCAGCTGCCCGAAAGCCACCCGAGCGCGGCCAACGTGCACCTGTCGGCGGTCGAGCACAAGGACAGCATCGTGTTCCTGCACGCGGTGCAGCCCGGACCGGCGTCGCAAAGCTACGGCTTGCAGGTGGCGCAGCTGGCCGGCGTGCCGCAGGCGGTGATCAAGGCCGCCCGCAAGCACCTGGCGCGGCTCGAATCGCAGGCGCTCGACAGCACGCCGCAGCTGGACCTGTTCGCGCTGCCGTGCGTGGAGCCGGACGACGACGCCACCACGCCGCCAGGCCCCCACGACGCAAGCAACGATGCACTGCACGAGGCACTACGCGACGCGCTGGCCGCCATCGATCCCGACGCCCTGACCCCGCGCGAAGCGCTCGAGCAGCTGTATCAGCTCAAGCGCCTGGCCGCGCCATGA
- a CDS encoding FKBP-type peptidyl-prolyl cis-trans isomerase, with product MKIAKNTVVTVKYKLSDAQNNLIEDGSKPMVYLHGGYENTLPKIEEELDGKETGYACVLQIEPDDAFGDYDSSLVKVEARERLPEPLEVGMQFEGMPDGPDGSEEAMIFTVTDIADDKVVLDGNHPLAGMALRFELEVTDVRDALDVEIAHGHVHGAHGHDHDDEDDDGEEGDHFRSHPVH from the coding sequence ATGAAGATTGCCAAAAACACGGTCGTAACGGTCAAATATAAATTGTCCGACGCGCAGAACAATCTGATCGAAGACGGCAGCAAGCCGATGGTCTATCTTCACGGCGGTTACGAAAATACCCTGCCGAAGATTGAAGAAGAACTCGATGGCAAGGAAACGGGCTATGCCTGCGTCCTGCAGATCGAACCCGATGATGCGTTCGGCGACTACGACTCCTCCCTGGTCAAGGTCGAAGCGCGCGAACGCCTGCCGGAGCCGCTCGAAGTCGGCATGCAGTTCGAAGGCATGCCCGACGGCCCGGATGGTTCGGAAGAAGCCATGATCTTCACCGTGACCGACATCGCCGACGACAAGGTTGTCCTCGACGGCAATCACCCGCTGGCCGGCATGGCGTTGCGCTTCGAACTGGAAGTAACCGACGTGCGCGACGCACTCGATGTCGAGATCGCGCACGGCCACGTGCATGGCGCGCATGGCCACGACCATGACGACGAGGACGATGACGGCGAAGAGGGCGACCACTTCCGCAGCCACCCCGTGCATTAA
- a CDS encoding cupin domain-containing protein, with product MKKLTLLGDITPAQFLRDYWHKKPLLIRQAIPGFKPLLKFEALAALAKLNHVESRLITQVDGDWSMQHGPLTELPPRTQREWTMLVQGANLADKGADALLRQFRFIPDARLDDLMISYATDGGGVGPHFDSYDVFLLQAHGKRRWRIGAQKDLSLVEGKPLKILKNFKPQEEFLLEAGDMLYLPPHYAHDGVAEGECMTYSIGFRSPSYQELGEAFLQFMADSIDLPGRYADPDLEVAKHPAEIPRNMLAAITEEMNKVRFTEEDVTIFVGEHMSEPKHNVFFTGPAKPLTMGRFAETAGKRGVALSLKSQMLYRGKHVFINGESFAVGRADKAVLDVLANERALPGTALAGASDDVMEALYTWYQDGWIELA from the coding sequence ATGAAAAAATTAACGCTCTTGGGCGATATCACGCCCGCCCAGTTTTTACGCGATTACTGGCACAAGAAACCGCTCTTGATCCGCCAGGCAATCCCCGGCTTCAAGCCGCTGCTCAAGTTCGAGGCCCTGGCCGCGCTCGCCAAGCTGAACCACGTCGAATCGCGCCTGATCACCCAGGTCGACGGCGACTGGAGCATGCAGCACGGTCCGCTGACCGAACTGCCGCCACGCACCCAGCGCGAATGGACCATGCTGGTGCAGGGCGCCAACCTGGCCGACAAGGGCGCCGATGCGCTGCTGCGCCAGTTCCGTTTCATCCCGGACGCCCGCCTGGACGACCTGATGATCAGCTACGCCACCGATGGCGGCGGGGTCGGTCCGCACTTCGATTCCTACGATGTGTTCTTGCTGCAGGCGCACGGCAAGCGCCGCTGGCGCATCGGCGCGCAAAAGGATTTGTCCTTGGTCGAAGGCAAGCCGCTCAAGATCCTCAAGAACTTCAAGCCGCAGGAAGAATTCCTGCTCGAAGCGGGCGACATGCTGTACCTGCCGCCCCACTACGCCCACGATGGCGTGGCCGAGGGCGAGTGCATGACCTACTCGATCGGCTTTCGCTCGCCGTCCTACCAGGAACTGGGCGAAGCGTTCCTGCAATTCATGGCCGACTCGATCGACCTGCCAGGCCGCTATGCCGATCCGGACCTGGAAGTGGCGAAACACCCGGCCGAAATTCCGCGCAACATGCTGGCGGCGATTACCGAGGAAATGAACAAGGTGCGCTTCACCGAGGAAGACGTGACGATTTTCGTCGGCGAGCACATGTCCGAACCGAAGCATAATGTGTTCTTCACGGGCCCGGCCAAGCCGCTGACCATGGGCCGCTTCGCCGAGACGGCGGGCAAGCGCGGCGTGGCGCTCTCGCTCAAGTCGCAGATGCTGTATCGTGGCAAGCACGTGTTCATCAACGGCGAATCGTTCGCCGTGGGCCGGGCCGACAAGGCCGTGCTCGACGTGCTGGCCAACGAGCGCGCCCTGCCCGGTACCGCCCTGGCCGGCGCGTCCGACGATGTGATGGAAGCGCTCTACACCTGGTACCAGGATGGATGGATTGAACTCGCCTAA
- a CDS encoding DUF7931 domain-containing protein: protein MTDLTALPFNSHAEFEAQLRDCLGRARSTLQLFDPDFSVFPLGSSETDAALRHFLAGGGAIQIAMHDSAHIERHYPRFLRLLREFNHKIEARATPRSLHHLTDSFCIADGMHIVRRFHSDHMRGEASFDLPKATELSQERFAGIWIEAVSTLHPTTTGL, encoded by the coding sequence ATGACCGACCTTACCGCCCTGCCATTCAACTCGCACGCCGAATTCGAGGCGCAGCTGCGCGACTGCCTGGGGCGGGCGCGCTCGACCTTGCAACTGTTCGATCCGGATTTTTCGGTCTTTCCGCTCGGTAGCAGCGAGACCGATGCCGCACTGCGGCATTTCCTGGCCGGCGGTGGCGCGATCCAGATCGCCATGCATGACAGCGCCCATATCGAACGCCACTACCCGCGCTTCCTGCGCCTGCTGCGCGAGTTCAACCACAAGATCGAGGCGCGCGCGACGCCGCGCTCCCTGCATCACCTGACCGATTCCTTCTGCATCGCGGACGGCATGCATATCGTGCGCCGCTTTCACAGCGACCACATGCGCGGCGAAGCCAGCTTCGACCTGCCCAAGGCGACTGAACTGAGCCAGGAAAGATTCGCGGGAATCTGGATCGAGGCCGTTTCAACCTTGCATCCGACCACCACAGGTTTGTAA
- the bamC gene encoding outer membrane protein assembly factor BamC has product MTIRKTITSASATAFPPAATRGLVLSALMVSLSGCGMISSVIEQDKLDYRGAKKAATLDVPPDLTQLERDNRYSIPETRGVASASTYQQPKGTTAMPAPSGQAVAVAGTDGVRIERSGNQRWLVVNQTPEQLWPQLKQFWADSGFTIINESATTGVMETDWAENRSKIPQDFIRQSIGKVFDSLYSTGERDKFRTRLERTPNGTEIYISHRGAEEVLVGAQKDSTTWTVRPNDPGLEAQFLSRLVAKLSGMADVKPAEAAVAAAVVAPQHAKLVGDTVEVDEGFDRAWRRVGLALDRVGFTVEDRDRVQGVYFVRYVDPDLAAKDGFLSKLFSFGASSDKAKEAQRFRVTVKSEAGATVSKVAVQSNDGKAETSPTGAKILKLLSDELK; this is encoded by the coding sequence ATGACTATTCGTAAGACAATTACTTCGGCCTCGGCCACGGCATTTCCTCCGGCGGCGACGCGCGGCCTGGTGCTTTCGGCGCTGATGGTCAGCCTGTCCGGCTGCGGCATGATCAGTTCCGTCATCGAACAGGACAAGCTCGATTACCGCGGCGCCAAGAAGGCGGCCACCCTGGACGTGCCGCCCGACCTGACCCAGCTCGAGCGCGACAACCGCTACAGCATTCCCGAAACGCGCGGCGTGGCCAGCGCCTCGACCTACCAGCAGCCCAAGGGCACGACGGCCATGCCGGCCCCAAGCGGGCAAGCGGTGGCCGTGGCCGGCACCGATGGCGTCCGGATCGAGCGCAGCGGCAACCAGCGCTGGCTGGTGGTGAACCAGACGCCGGAGCAGCTGTGGCCGCAGCTCAAGCAGTTCTGGGCCGATTCGGGCTTTACCATCATCAATGAGTCGGCCACCACCGGCGTCATGGAGACCGACTGGGCCGAGAACCGCTCGAAGATCCCGCAAGACTTCATCCGCCAGTCGATCGGGAAGGTATTCGATTCGCTGTACTCGACGGGCGAGCGCGACAAGTTCCGCACGCGCCTGGAGCGCACCCCGAACGGCACCGAAATCTACATCAGCCACCGCGGCGCGGAAGAAGTGCTGGTCGGCGCCCAAAAGGATTCGACCACCTGGACCGTACGTCCGAACGATCCGGGCCTGGAAGCGCAATTCCTGAGCCGCCTGGTGGCCAAGCTGTCGGGCATGGCCGACGTCAAGCCGGCCGAAGCGGCCGTGGCCGCGGCGGTGGTGGCGCCCCAGCACGCCAAGCTGGTGGGCGACACGGTGGAAGTGGACGAAGGCTTCGACCGCGCCTGGCGCCGGGTCGGCCTGGCGCTGGACCGGGTCGGCTTCACGGTGGAAGACCGCGACCGCGTGCAGGGCGTGTATTTCGTGCGCTATGTCGATCCCGACCTGGCCGCGAAAGATGGTTTCCTGAGCAAGCTGTTCAGCTTTGGCGCCTCCTCGGACAAGGCCAAGGAAGCGCAGCGTTTCCGGGTGACGGTCAAGTCGGAAGCCGGCGCGACGGTGAGCAAGGTGGCGGTGCAGAGTAACGACGGCAAGGCGGAAACCTCGCCGACCGGCGCCAAGATCCTGAAACTGCTGAGCGACGAATTGAAGTAA
- the dapA gene encoding 4-hydroxy-tetrahydrodipicolinate synthase, with amino-acid sequence MIKGSIVAIVTPMHADGSLDHPGLRKLIDWHIAEGTDGIVIVGTTGESATVSVEEHCELVKLAVEHTRGRIPVIAGTGGNSTAEAIKLTEFAKEVGADAALLVVPYYNRPTQEGMYRHFKAIAEAVDLPIILYNVPGRTVADMSNETIVRLSAIPNIVGLKDATGNIARALELLRNVDPSFALYSGDDPTALALMLCGGAGNISVTANVAPRAMHELCVAAMSGDIARAVAINNKVMPLHQKLFIEPNPVPVKWAMAEMGLMPDGIRLPLAPLGQDCHDAVRAALREAGVLPQP; translated from the coding sequence ATGATCAAGGGCAGCATAGTAGCAATCGTCACCCCGATGCATGCAGACGGCAGTCTGGACCATCCGGGCCTGCGCAAGCTGATCGACTGGCACATCGCCGAGGGCACCGATGGCATCGTCATCGTCGGCACCACGGGCGAATCGGCCACCGTCAGCGTCGAGGAACACTGCGAACTGGTCAAGCTGGCCGTCGAGCATACCCGGGGCCGCATTCCAGTCATTGCCGGCACCGGCGGCAATTCGACCGCCGAAGCGATCAAGCTGACCGAATTCGCCAAGGAAGTCGGGGCCGATGCCGCGCTGCTGGTGGTGCCGTACTACAACCGTCCGACCCAGGAAGGCATGTACCGCCACTTCAAGGCCATCGCCGAAGCGGTCGACCTGCCTATCATCCTGTACAACGTGCCGGGCCGTACCGTGGCCGACATGAGCAACGAGACCATCGTGCGCCTGTCCGCCATTCCGAATATCGTCGGCCTCAAGGATGCGACCGGCAACATCGCGCGCGCCCTGGAACTGCTGCGCAATGTCGACCCCTCGTTCGCCCTCTACTCGGGAGACGATCCGACCGCGCTGGCCTTGATGCTGTGCGGTGGTGCCGGCAATATTTCGGTCACGGCCAACGTGGCGCCGCGCGCGATGCACGAGCTGTGCGTGGCCGCGATGAGCGGCGACATCGCCCGCGCCGTCGCGATCAATAACAAGGTCATGCCGCTGCACCAGAAACTGTTCATCGAGCCGAACCCGGTCCCGGTCAAATGGGCGATGGCGGAAATGGGCCTGATGCCTGACGGCATCCGCCTGCCCCTGGCGCCGCTGGGGCAAGACTGCCACGATGCGGTCCGCGCCGCCCTGCGCGAAGCCGGCGTCCTACCACAGCCCTGA